A genomic stretch from Hemicordylus capensis ecotype Gifberg chromosome 5, rHemCap1.1.pri, whole genome shotgun sequence includes:
- the STRAP gene encoding serine-threonine kinase receptor-associated protein isoform X2 has protein sequence MAMRQTPLTCSGHTRPVVDLAFSGITPYGYFLISACKDGKPMLRQGDTGDWIGTFLGHKGAVWGATLNKDATKAATAAADFTAKVWDGVSGDELITLAHKHIVKSVDFTQDSNYLLTAGQDKLLRIYDLSKPEAEPQMVSGHTSGIKKALWTSDDKQILSADDKTVRLWDRSTYTEVKAINVAMSVSSMEYIPEGEILVVTYGRTIAFHSAETLEQIKSFEAPATVNSASLHPEKEFLVAGGEDFKLYKYDYNTGEELESYKGHFGPIHCVRFSPDGELYSSGSEDGTLRLWQTTVGKTYGLWKCVIPEEEGGDLAKPKGNLPGTAEEELDLGSENSDSIYSTTPEVKA, from the exons ATGGCGATGAGACAGACCCCGCTGACGTGCTCCGGCCACACGCGGCCCGTGGTGGACCTGGCCTTCAGCGGCATCACTCCCTATGGCTACTTCCTCATCAGTGCCTGCAAGG ATGGGAAGCCTATGCTTCGCCAAGGTGACACAGGAGACTGGATTGGAACATTTCTGGGTCACAAAGGAGCTGTCTGGGGTGCCACTTTGAATAAGGATGCCACTAAAGCAGCTACAGCAGCTGCTGATTTCACTGC CAAAGTGTGGGATGGTGTTTCAGGAGATGAACTGATCACCTTGGCTCACAAGCACATTGTCAAATCTGTGGATTTCACTCAG GACAGCAATTACCTGTTGACAGCGGGACAAGATAAATTGTTGCGAATCTATGACTTAAGCAAGCCAGAGGCAG AACCTCAAATGGTCAGTGGCCACACGTCTGGTATTAAAAAAGCTCTGTGGACCAGTGATGACAAACAGATCCTTTCAGCAGATGATAAAACTGTCAG ACTCTGGGACAGAAGTACATATACAGAAGTGAAGGCAATAAATGTTGCCATGTCTGTGAGCAGCATGGAGTACATTCCAGAAGGGGAGATACTTGTGGTCACTTATGGAAGGACCATCGCATTTCATAGTGCAGAAAC CCTGGAACAGATTAAATCATTTGAAGCTCCTGCAACAGTTAATTCTGCATCCCTTCATCCTGAGAAAGAGTTTCTAGTTGCAGGTGGTGAAGATTTTAAACTGTATAAGTATGATTATAATACTGGTGAAGAATTAG AATCTTACAAGGGGCACTTTGGGCCCATTCACTGTGTCAGATTTAGCCCAGATGGAGAATTGTATTCTAGTGGCTCTGAGGATGGAACGCTACGACTGTGGCAGACAACAGTAGGGAAAACATATGGTCTCTGGAAATGTGTGATTCCTG aaGAAGAAGGTGGAGATCTGGCTAAACCAAAGGGTAACCTTCCAGGGACTGCAGAGGAAGAACTAG ACCTTGGCTCTGAAAATTCAGACTCCATCTACAGCACGACTCCTGAAGTTAAGGCTTGA
- the STRAP gene encoding serine-threonine kinase receptor-associated protein isoform X1: MAMRQTPLTCSGHTRPVVDLAFSGITPYGYFLISACKDGKPMLRQGDTGDWIGTFLGHKGAVWGATLNKDATKAATAAADFTAKVWDGVSGDELITLAHKHIVKSVDFTQDSNYLLTAGQDKLLRIYDLSKPEAEPQMVSGHTSGIKKALWTSDDKQILSADDKTVRLWDRSTYTEVKAINVAMSVSSMEYIPEGEILVVTYGRTIAFHSAETLEQIKSFEAPATVNSASLHPEKEFLVAGGEDFKLYKYDYNTGEELESYKGHFGPIHCVRFSPDGELYSSGSEDGTLRLWQTTVGKTYGLWKCVIPEEEGGDLAKPKGNLPGTAEEELEDLGSENSDSIYSTTPEVKA; the protein is encoded by the exons ATGGCGATGAGACAGACCCCGCTGACGTGCTCCGGCCACACGCGGCCCGTGGTGGACCTGGCCTTCAGCGGCATCACTCCCTATGGCTACTTCCTCATCAGTGCCTGCAAGG ATGGGAAGCCTATGCTTCGCCAAGGTGACACAGGAGACTGGATTGGAACATTTCTGGGTCACAAAGGAGCTGTCTGGGGTGCCACTTTGAATAAGGATGCCACTAAAGCAGCTACAGCAGCTGCTGATTTCACTGC CAAAGTGTGGGATGGTGTTTCAGGAGATGAACTGATCACCTTGGCTCACAAGCACATTGTCAAATCTGTGGATTTCACTCAG GACAGCAATTACCTGTTGACAGCGGGACAAGATAAATTGTTGCGAATCTATGACTTAAGCAAGCCAGAGGCAG AACCTCAAATGGTCAGTGGCCACACGTCTGGTATTAAAAAAGCTCTGTGGACCAGTGATGACAAACAGATCCTTTCAGCAGATGATAAAACTGTCAG ACTCTGGGACAGAAGTACATATACAGAAGTGAAGGCAATAAATGTTGCCATGTCTGTGAGCAGCATGGAGTACATTCCAGAAGGGGAGATACTTGTGGTCACTTATGGAAGGACCATCGCATTTCATAGTGCAGAAAC CCTGGAACAGATTAAATCATTTGAAGCTCCTGCAACAGTTAATTCTGCATCCCTTCATCCTGAGAAAGAGTTTCTAGTTGCAGGTGGTGAAGATTTTAAACTGTATAAGTATGATTATAATACTGGTGAAGAATTAG AATCTTACAAGGGGCACTTTGGGCCCATTCACTGTGTCAGATTTAGCCCAGATGGAGAATTGTATTCTAGTGGCTCTGAGGATGGAACGCTACGACTGTGGCAGACAACAGTAGGGAAAACATATGGTCTCTGGAAATGTGTGATTCCTG aaGAAGAAGGTGGAGATCTGGCTAAACCAAAGGGTAACCTTCCAGGGACTGCAGAGGAAGAACTAG AAGACCTTGGCTCTGAAAATTCAGACTCCATCTACAGCACGACTCCTGAAGTTAAGGCTTGA